The genomic region GCGCACGAGTTCCGGCAGCCGGAGCGTGAACCGCTCCACGTCGCCGTCGAGGCGCGTGGTGGCGAGGGAGTGGCCCGTCGAATGCGACCGCGGGACGAGCGGTGCCGGCCGCCCCGACCGGGACCGCACCGCGCGGCGCTGGCTCCCGATCCGCTCCAGCTCCATCGCCTCATCCCGCCTCctgtcctcctccccctcctctccgGCGCCATCGTGGCTCGCGTCGATCGCCACATGGTCCTGCTGCCGCCCCTCCCCCGTCGCCTCACCGGCCGGCTCCTCGGGATCGAGGTTGCACCGGCAGACGGGGCACGTCACGTGGCCGGCGAGCCACTCGCCGATGCAGTCCGGGTGGAAGGCGTGGCTGCAGCTGGGCAGCAGCCGGAGCTCCTCGTCGTCCTCGAACTCGCTGAGGCAGACGGCGCACTCGAGCGCGGCGTCCTTGCCGCCGACCCGAAGCTCTCTCGCGTCCGCGTACCTCATCGTCGGGAACGACGCGACCACGGCGGGGTCGAGCCCGCGCTGCTGGTTGCGCTCCTCCTGCCGCGACAGAGCGAGCAGCGCGGCGGCCGGGATCACGGGACCGGCCGAGGCGCCCCGCCCGCACCGGCGCATGTACACGGAGAAGAAACCGATGAAGAAGAAGGCCGCGATGAGCGCCACCAGCAGCACGACCATGGGAGCGCTGAAGCTGGGCGTCTGGGCTGGCATGccccctccaccgccaccgcccccGTTATCCTTGTCGCGCGACGGGCTCTGctgcgcggcggcgggagcgtcGAGCAGCAGTAGCCAGAGGAGCGTGAGCacggggagcggcggcggcgacgcaTTGTGGCGAGGCGTCGTCATCTGGCGGTGGTGGGTGGGCGGGCTGCGTTTCTTGGACGAAGTCGCTGGCACGCGCGCGAGCGTGCATATAAATGGTGACTGGTAGAGCGCCAGGGGTGAGGGAAACGGAAAATGGTGCGTATCGTGGCGTCTGGTGGCCGGGCGGCGAGCAGTCGCGGTCGCACTTCAGGTTTGATGGGTTCGGGGCTTTCGGACTTTCGGTACCGGCGGTTTTCGGTATCCGCGACGACCATCCGATGCCCGGAGTAGGTCGCACACTCGTACCTAGGTGACAATGGACTCTAATTTTATACTGTAAAATTTAAGGATTAAATCGGATTAAAATTGAAtcatatttctattcatttttaacTAAAATTTAGTTAGGACCCTACTGTTTATGAAGAAATATTTAGATCACGATCCATTATCACCCCTACCCGTGCCTACAAGCCTATTTGTTTTCCTCCCTAaagttttgtcggggaccataattaggggtaccctcaagactcctaattttcagctggtaacccccatcagcataaagctgctaaggcctgatgggtgcgattaagtcagggatcagtctattcgagcgactcgatcacgcctcgcccgagcctagcctcggacaagggcagccgaccccggaggatttccgtctcgcccgaggcccccctccaacggcgaacatatttccggctcgcccgaggccctgccttcgctaagaagcaaccctaaccaaatcgccgcaccgaccgaccaagtcgcaggagcatttaatgcaaaggtagcctgtcacctttatcctgacgcccccccccccccccccccccgcagagccgaagtgaccaccgtcacttcgccgctccactgaccggcctgacagaaggacagcgccgcctgcgccactccgacagcagtaccacttgacagagtgagactgacaggcagtcaggccctgccaaaggcaccataggaagctccgctccgcccgacccagggctcggactcgggctaagtcccggaagacggcgaactccgctccgcccgacccagggctcggactcgggctaagtcccggaagacggcgaactccgctccgcccgacccagggctcggtctcgggctaagtcccggaagacggcgaactccgctccgcccgacccagggctcggactcgggctcagccccagaagacggcgaactccgctccgcccgacccagggctcgaactccgccctggcctctgccgacgacctccgcctcgcccgacccaggggctcggactcgacctcggccatggaagacagactcgacctcggcttcggaggagcctccacatcgcccgacctagggcgcaggccagccacgtcaacaggaagcgccatcatccccctaccccgagctgactcgggccgcagggaacaagaccggtgtcccatctggctagctccgccagataggcaatgatggcgccccgcatgctctgtgacgacggcggctctcagctcccttacggaagcaagaggacgtcagcaaggactcaaccgctccgacagctgtccctccgccaggctccatcgctcctccgacggccacgacatcacaccagctgggtgccaaaatctctctggctgccacatcggcatgtacttagggcgctagctctccccgctagacacgtagcactcttctacaccccccattgtacacctggatcctctccttacgcctataaaaggaaggaccagggccctcttagagagggttggccgcgcggggacgaggacgagacaggcgctctcttggggccgctcgcttccctctcccgcgtggacgcttgtaaccccctactgcaagcgcacccgacctggccgcgggacgaacacgaaggccgcgggattcccacctctctcacgccggtctccggccgcctcgcttctccccccttcgcgctcgccctcgcgctcgacccatctgggctggggcacgcggcgacactcactcgtcggcccaagggaccccccggtctcggaacgccgacagttggcgcgccaggtaggggcctgctgcgtgttgacgaacagcttcccgtcaagctccagatgggcagtctccagcaacctctccgacccgggacggtgctccgtttcaggagtcttgagttcatgtccttcgacggcaactacgacatgatactcctcccaccgccgcgcgacaacgacaatggcggccgacagcccacccgccggcgacggaatcgacgacgtcttccccgcgtggcagaAGAACAATCttcgagctcgtcccgccttcttccccgtcggcggaggggaaggcagggcaaccaaggccaagcaggaggcagcgccttgtcggctgtcgagcgagtcgacagcgccggcaccccaatgaggggcgcaccgggtatcgacttcgcgcctgagacgaagacgagcgtcgtctccccgcgacacgccaatctcgagcaagcggatgacgccagcgcgctcgcggagagcttgctggacgtcaccctcgtacctgagacgacggtgcagtcagtccccgacgtgacttcatcgccgctcgtcgaccaaaaggtaccgactgattcacatcctacgtcatttggattcagcctcaacccacctagtgacctcgctttggcggacgctctcgtagaggcgagtccaaaccctctggggtttcgcatgcggtcgccttgggaccggttgacggacgtctcgacctacgggccctctgggtccgaggaagacgacgaccccagcatctgttgggatttctctggacttggcaaccccagtgccatgcgggtctacatgaccgcatgtgactactgcctctccgactgttctgacggtagccgcagcctcgacgatgaggactgcggcccaagccgcgaatgtttccacgtcgatctagggggtccttccgaaggcaatcatctcggcatgccggaggatggtgatctccctaggccggtgccccgcgttgacatcccgcgggagctagctgtggtccccgttcaggcggggggccatgacccatagctcgagcaaatccgcggggtgcaggccaggctcgacgagggagcaggagcgcttgagccgatccgccgggacgtcgggcaggcatgggcgggccaacccccggccggagaaatacgtcacctgccccagggcttccagcactgcgtcgccgatgacgtcagggtcaggccaccacccgcatctagtggggtcggtcagaacctggctgcagcggcgatgcttctccgcgcgatgccggagccatcaaccaccgagggtcgacgaatccagggggagctcaagaatctcctggaaggcgctgcggtccgacgggccgagagctctgcctcccgaaggcagggatacccctcggaacctcatgccgcaacTTCTCgactcatgcgggaagccttggtctacatcgggcgcacgcgcaacaccgcgcctgcggctccgggccgcctcggcaacgagcaccatcaccgcgaccgtcgggcccacctcgacgagagggtgcgccgaggctaccaccccaggcgt from Zea mays cultivar B73 chromosome 6, Zm-B73-REFERENCE-NAM-5.0, whole genome shotgun sequence harbors:
- the LOC103629913 gene encoding E3 ubiquitin-protein ligase ATL31, with the translated sequence MTTPRHNASPPPLPVLTLLWLLLLDAPAAAQQSPSRDKDNGGGGGGGGMPAQTPSFSAPMVVLLVALIAAFFFIGFFSVYMRRCGRGASAGPVIPAAALLALSRQEERNQQRGLDPAVVASFPTMRYADARELRVGGKDAALECAVCLSEFEDDEELRLLPSCSHAFHPDCIGEWLAGHVTCPVCRCNLDPEEPAGEATGEGRQQDHVAIDASHDGAGEEGEEDRRRDEAMELERIGSQRRAVRSRSGRPAPLVPRSHSTGHSLATTRLDGDVERFTLRLPELVRREMVAAAGEESLRRTGLRERGGARSARLGRSDRWPSFITRTLSSRVPFWSASRRAPDLEASSMTTGGAAARTRREKMGGASDGSVTPAKGSVRFDCLGVAPAVTGARVGAASCDNEMEEEDDEEDEEKAIARHRQA